In Phyllostomus discolor isolate MPI-MPIP mPhyDis1 chromosome 3, mPhyDis1.pri.v3, whole genome shotgun sequence, a single genomic region encodes these proteins:
- the HEMGN gene encoding hemogen isoform X1 produces the protein MDLGKNQSHLTPHQTSDLHQEENHVPDVIGTWNLRNREQLRKRKAEAQEKQTSQWHFGERKHKRQRTGKGNQRGRKRQHDTELRVEPQSQLEKEMTERALAPAEKENELPRSVMEALCLVASPQRVVPEKTFSATGQESMIDQENSSECQETTVQNHPSEIGQEEAEPGDFSPNMCQEIAVTQDHSSKMCHDVAEPKDLSPKMCQETAVIQDHSSKMAEPEDLSPKMCQETSVATALPSKTYEDRADMEGRSLEAHPEPDVPKCYALVLYQKKAEPKEDTAEPGQGIAGTESFFPKTQEIAVPKNLPTKIYHETVEPEHFSHKAYPKEIAVPKALSHKTIQEMPAPEECPSDTCIHQDTPGPEDLSTKTCKNKECVPEPNQVAGGPQGQHPKTQQEDVKDVFPPEMKGQPKAQEPEIPAIPNLPREIQPENDVYSYVLF, from the exons ATGGATTTGGGAAAGAACCAATCTCATTTGACGCCCCACCAGACATCGGACCTTCATCAAGAAGAGAACCACGTTCCAG ATGTCATTGGAACTTGGAATCTGCGAAACAGAGAGcaactcagaaaaagaaaagccgaAGCACAAGAAAAGCAAACTTCACAATGGCATTTTGG agagagaaaacacaagcggcagagaacaggaaaaggaaatcaaagaggcagaaagagacaACACGATACAGAACTGAGGGTGGAGCCTCAATCAcaattagaaaaggaaatgacGGAGAGAGCACTAGCAcctgcagagaaagaaaatgaattaccTAGGAGTGTAATGGAAGCTCTCTGCCTGGTAGCTTCCCCACAAAGAGTTGTACCTGAGAAAACATTTTCTGCAACAGGTCAAGAAAGCATGATAGATCAGGAAAATTCTTCTGAGTGCCAAGAAACAACAGTACAGAACCACCCTTCTGAAATAGGCCAAGAGGAGGCTGAACCAGGAGACTTCTCTCCTAATATGTGCCAAGAAATAGCTGTAACTCAAGACCATTCTTCCAAAATGTGCCATGATGTGGCTGAACCTAAAGACCTCTCTCCTAAAATGTGCCAAGAAACAGCTGTAATTCAAGACCATTCTTCCAAAATGGCTGAACCTGAAGACCTCTCCCCTAAAATGTGCCAAGAAACATCTGTAGCCACAGCCCTTCCTTCTAAAACATATGAAGACAGAGCTGACATGGAAGGACGCTCTCTTGAAGCACACCCCGAGCCAGATGTGCCTAAATGCTACGCTCTTGTTTTATACCAAAAGAAAGCTGAACCCAAGGAAGACACTGCCGAACCGGGTCAAGGAATAGCTGGGACTGaaagtttttttcctaaaacacaAGAAATAGCTGTGCCTAAAAACCTTCCTACAAAAATATACCATGAAACAGTTGAACCTGAACACTTTTCTCATAAAGCATATCCTAAAGAAATTGCTGTGCCTAAAGCCCTCTCTCATAAAACAATCCAAGAAATGCCTGCTCCTGAAGAATGTCCATCTGATACATGCATACACCAAGATACACCTGGGCCGGAAGACCTCTCCACCAagacatgtaaaaataaagaatgtgttCCAGAACCAAACCAAGTAGCAGGTGGGCCCCAAGGCCAGCATCCTAAAACACAGCAAGAAGATGTTAAGGATGTTTTTCCTCCAG AAATGAAAGGACAACCCAAAGCACAAGAACCAGAGATACCAGCAATTCCAAATCTTCCTCGAGAGATACAGCCAGAAAATGATGTCTatagttatgttttgttttag
- the HEMGN gene encoding hemogen isoform X2: MDLGKNQSHLTPHQTSDLHQEENHVPDVIGTWNLRNREQLRKRKAEAQEKQTSQWHFGERKHKRQRTGKGNQRGRKRQHDTELRVEPQSQLEKEMTERALAPAEKENELPRSVMEALCLVASPQRVVPEKTFSATGQESMIDQENSSECQETTVQNHPSEIGQEEAEPGDFSPNMCQEIAVTQDHSSKMCHEMAEPEDLSPKMCQETSVATALPSKTYEDRADMEGRSLEAHPEPDVPKCYALVLYQKKAEPKEDTAEPGQGIAGTESFFPKTQEIAVPKNLPTKIYHETVEPEHFSHKAYPKEIAVPKALSHKTIQEMPAPEECPSDTCIHQDTPGPEDLSTKTCKNKECVPEPNQVAGGPQGQHPKTQQEDVKDVFPPEMKGQPKAQEPEIPAIPNLPREIQPENDVYSYVLF; encoded by the exons ATGGATTTGGGAAAGAACCAATCTCATTTGACGCCCCACCAGACATCGGACCTTCATCAAGAAGAGAACCACGTTCCAG ATGTCATTGGAACTTGGAATCTGCGAAACAGAGAGcaactcagaaaaagaaaagccgaAGCACAAGAAAAGCAAACTTCACAATGGCATTTTGG agagagaaaacacaagcggcagagaacaggaaaaggaaatcaaagaggcagaaagagacaACACGATACAGAACTGAGGGTGGAGCCTCAATCAcaattagaaaaggaaatgacGGAGAGAGCACTAGCAcctgcagagaaagaaaatgaattaccTAGGAGTGTAATGGAAGCTCTCTGCCTGGTAGCTTCCCCACAAAGAGTTGTACCTGAGAAAACATTTTCTGCAACAGGTCAAGAAAGCATGATAGATCAGGAAAATTCTTCTGAGTGCCAAGAAACAACAGTACAGAACCACCCTTCTGAAATAGGCCAAGAGGAGGCTGAACCAGGAGACTTCTCTCCTAATATGTGCCAAGAAATAGCTGTAACTCAAGACCATTCTTCCAAAATGTGCCATG AAATGGCTGAACCTGAAGACCTCTCCCCTAAAATGTGCCAAGAAACATCTGTAGCCACAGCCCTTCCTTCTAAAACATATGAAGACAGAGCTGACATGGAAGGACGCTCTCTTGAAGCACACCCCGAGCCAGATGTGCCTAAATGCTACGCTCTTGTTTTATACCAAAAGAAAGCTGAACCCAAGGAAGACACTGCCGAACCGGGTCAAGGAATAGCTGGGACTGaaagtttttttcctaaaacacaAGAAATAGCTGTGCCTAAAAACCTTCCTACAAAAATATACCATGAAACAGTTGAACCTGAACACTTTTCTCATAAAGCATATCCTAAAGAAATTGCTGTGCCTAAAGCCCTCTCTCATAAAACAATCCAAGAAATGCCTGCTCCTGAAGAATGTCCATCTGATACATGCATACACCAAGATACACCTGGGCCGGAAGACCTCTCCACCAagacatgtaaaaataaagaatgtgttCCAGAACCAAACCAAGTAGCAGGTGGGCCCCAAGGCCAGCATCCTAAAACACAGCAAGAAGATGTTAAGGATGTTTTTCCTCCAG AAATGAAAGGACAACCCAAAGCACAAGAACCAGAGATACCAGCAATTCCAAATCTTCCTCGAGAGATACAGCCAGAAAATGATGTCTatagttatgttttgttttag